The sequence GGCTGATGCTCGTCGCCGCCGTGGGTGCCGGCGTCGTCGCCTACCTCGAACGCACGCAGCTCACCCTCGTCACGGCGGCGACGATGGCGGTGCTCGCGCTCGTCGTGTGGGGAGCGAGGATCGCGGCCACGCCGACCCGGGTGCAGATCAGGCACGGGCAGCTCGAGGTCCGTCGCCCCGGGCGGGTCGAGGTCGCCGACCTGGCCAACGCCCGCACACCGATCGCGGTGGTGGGACGCACGTCGAGCAAGCGGTGGCGGGTGCTCATCGAGCGGGCGAACGAGCCGCTCCTGGTCGTCGACGGGTCGATGGTGGATCCGGATGCCTTCACCGACGTGCTCTACCACGTGCATCCGCAGCTCTGGTCCGAGCCGGGTGCGGTCCTGGAGCCGTGGCAGCTGCGCTGAGCGTCAGGGCCAGCTGGTCACGAAGTCGGTGAGGTCGGTGAGCAGTCCTTGGCCCAGGGCGGCGACCGAGCCGAAGATGACCGCGGCGACGAGGGCGACGAGGAGGCTGTACTCGACGGCGCTGGCGCCCCGTTCGGTACGCCGGGACTGCGGGTGTGGAGCGAGCATGACGGGTCTCAACGCCTTCGGCTGGATGGGCGGGGCTGCAGTGCGGTGGTCCACATGCGACGTGGCCGCCCTCCCCGGAGGGAGCGGCGGCCACGTCGGACGAAGTCAGTTCGGTCAGTCGCCGGCTTCCTCGCCGCCACCACCGAGGTTGGTGCTGACAGTGGTGAATCCCTCAGCGATCTGGGTGCCGAGGGTGGCGACGATGGCCACGATGCCGGCGGCGATCAGGACGACCAGCAGGCCGTACTCCACGGCGGTCGCGCCGCGCTCGTCGCGACGGGCGGCGAAGAGGTTGGTGAGGGCGATCAGGTACTGCATCATGGCGGTTTCCCCTTGGTGGTTGTCACGGATACGTGGTCGGGGCGGTGTGCCCCGCCTTCCGATGACCCAAGTCTGTCGGAGTCCCGCGGTGGGGGAATCCAGCAACGATGCAGGTTCGTGTAGTCGCAACGGACTAGGTGCCCGTCGTCGGTCGCCGGTCTCGACACGCCCGACCAACGGTGACGAGGGGGCGAGGAGGCTCGATCGACGGCCCGGGCGGCTTCGCCCTCGTCAGCGGGCGGAGGGCTGCACCGTCGAGAGCAACCCGATCCGCATGGCGGTGACCAGCGCCTGGGCGCGATTGGCTGCGCCGAGCTTCTGGTAGATCCGGGCGATGTGGGACTTCGCGGTGGACTCGGAGAGGTAGAGCCGGTCGCCGATCGCCGCCGCGCCGAGGCCGTCGGCGAGGAGCACCAGCACCTCGTGCTCACGTTCGGTCAGGGCGGGCACCTGGCCGGTGGTCCGGCGCTGGAGCGCCCCGGCGAGCCCGGTGCAGACGAACGCGCCGGGGGAGACGGCGGCGTGGCGGGTGGCCTTGATGACCTCGGTGGCCGGCGCATCCTTGCCCACGAAGCCGGAGGCACCGGCCTCCATCGCCGCGAAGATCTGGTCGTCGCCGGAGTGCATCGTCAGCATCACCAGGCCCGTCTGCTTGTCTCGTTGGCGCACCGAGCGCACGATGTCCAGGCCGGTCCCGTCCTGCATCTGCAGGTCGATCACCATCACGTCGGGCGAGAGCTCCTCGTACGTCGCGAGGCCCTCGGTCACGGTGCTGGCGGTGCCGACGATCTCGAGGTCGTCCTCGAGGTCGAGCACCGCCCCGAGTCCGCTGCGGATCAGTTCGTGGTCGTCCACCATGACGACGCGGGTGGGGGTCTCGGTCATGATGCGCGCTCCTCCATGCGTTCGGTGGTGCCGATCTCCTCGTGGCCCGGTCGTAGGACGACGCGCACCGTGACTCCTCGGCTGGCGTTGTCCTTGACCTGCAGTCTGGCACCAATCAGTCGGGCACGCTCACGCATGATCTTGAGTCCGTGGCTGTCGCTGCGCCCGGACTGCAGTCCGACCCCGTTGTCGGTGACGGTGATCCGGGCCTCCGGCGCGTACACCTGGCACTGCACGTCGATCGCCGTCGCCCGCGCATGCTTGACGGCGTTGTTGATCGCCTCCTGGGTGATCCGGAACAGCTCCGACTCCACCTCCGGTCGCAGTCGGGTCGGCTGCTCGTCCAGCCGCACCCGGATCGGGATGCCGGAGGACTCCGACAGGTGCCGGGCGATCGCGCTGATGGCGGCCCCGAGGCTCTCGTGCTCCCCGATGCTCGTCCGCAGGTTCATCACCGAGCGGCGGACCTCGGCCACCACCCCACTGACGCGGTCCCGCAGCATGGCCAGCTGCTTGCCCTGCTGCTCGTCCGCAGGTCGCGCTGCGATCGCATCGACGAGGTAGCCGAGCGAGGCGATGTCCTGCGCCACACCGTCGTGCATCTCCCGCGCGAGCCGCTGGCGTTCGTCGGCGGTGGCCGCGTTGCGGAAGCGGGTGAACAGCAGCGCCGTGTCGAACTTGACCGCGTGCGAGGCCAGCGCCCCGCGCACCTCGGCGATCGGCAACGTGTCGGTACGCCGCGTGTGCGGCAGGGCACCGGCGATCACGGCGCTGTCGCCGATGCGGAAGGCGAACACCTTCCCGTCGTTGACCGGAGTTCCCCACGTGGTCGCGTCCAGGGCGGCCGTGAGCAGCTGGTGCGACGTCTCGTCATCGAGCTCGGTCGAGGATGCCACGGGCGTCATGACGTCGCCGCTGGGCACGAAGAACTCGAGCCCGCGGTTGGGGATCCGGTCGCCGACGACGGCCAGCATCTCGCCGCCGAGTGCGGTCACGTCCAGTCCCGAGGTCAGGTTGTCGGAGAGCTCCAGCAATTGGCGGATGAGGTGCTGGGCGTCGCGGTAGGGCGCGATGGCGGCGTCCGCTGCGCGGTCCTGGCGGAAGGTGTAGTGCGCGACCCAGCTCAGCCCGACGCCGGCCATGGTCCAGGTGAAGATCGCGACGCTCTGCTCGGCGGTGATCTGCTGCCACCACAACAACGCGAACCACGTCACGGTCACCGACTGGAACACCACCACGCGCACCAGGGTGCGGACGCCTCCGACCGCGGTGGCGAAGAGCGGTGGCACCACCAGTGCCGCGAGGATCGCCTCGGAGTACTCCATGCCGAGTGCGCAGATGACGCCGACCGCCACGGCCTCCACCGTCGGCGGCAGCGTGAGCTCGAGCTCACGACGGGTCAGCGTGACGCCTTGGTAGATCCAGAGTGCGCTCAGTGCGACGAGTGCCAGGAGTGCCTCGCGGTCGCGGAACCACAGCGCCGGCGCGCCGATGGCGAGCAGGGCGAACAGTCGTGTCGCCCCCAACACCATCAGGGCGTTGCTGATCGGCATGTGGCCTCCTGCGGGTTACTGCGCGGAGCCGAACGCTTCCATGGCCGACAGCGCGCCAGGACCCATGATGACAACAAACAGGCAGGGAAGGATGAACAACACCAGGGGAACCATGATCTTGACCGGCACCTGGTGGGCCTTCTCCTCGGCGTGCTGACGCCGCTTGAGGCGCATCTCCTCCGACTGCACGCGCAACACCTGCCCGATCGGCACGCCGAAGGCGTCGGCCTGCACCATGGCCCCGACGAAGGCCTTGAAGTCGTCCACGTTGGTGCGACCCGCCAGCGCCTTGAGCGACTCCGAGCGGCCGAGCCCGAGCTGCATCTCGCGGATGACGCGGGCGAACTCCTCGGCGACCGGGCCGTCGGTCTTGCGGGCGACCTGTTGCAGCGCCGCGTCGAACCCGAGGCCGGCCTCGACGCTGATGGTCAGCAGGTCCACCGAGTCCGCGAGCGTACGCCGGATCGCCTCCGAGCGCTGTTGGGTGCGGTTGTAGAGGTAGATGTCGGGGGCGAAGTAGCCGACCACCAGCCCGCCGAGCACGATGACCACCAGCCAGGTCAGCCCGACGCCGACCAGCAGGCCGTAGGCCAGTCCGGCGACGGGGATCGCCACCGCGCCCATCACCTTCATGCCGATGACGCGGTCCACGCTCCAGTCGCGGGGATTGCCGGCGAAGTCGAGCCGGCGCCTGATCTGTTCGGCTTGGTCGGCGCCC comes from Nocardioides panacisoli and encodes:
- a CDS encoding Flp family type IVb pilin translates to MLAPHPQSRRTERGASAVEYSLLVALVAAVIFGSVAALGQGLLTDLTDFVTSWP
- a CDS encoding type II secretion system F family protein, coding for MTLLLALVCLTTAFALLGTALLSGRTATGVERSLEVLQDFSTAPDDLAAEADVPFADRVLAPLQARALSVGRRITGADQAEQIRRRLDFAGNPRDWSVDRVIGMKVMGAVAIPVAGLAYGLLVGVGLTWLVVIVLGGLVVGYFAPDIYLYNRTQQRSEAIRRTLADSVDLLTISVEAGLGFDAALQQVARKTDGPVAEEFARVIREMQLGLGRSESLKALAGRTNVDDFKAFVGAMVQADAFGVPIGQVLRVQSEEMRLKRRQHAEEKAHQVPVKIMVPLVLFILPCLFVVIMGPGALSAMEAFGSAQ
- a CDS encoding sensor histidine kinase, whose protein sequence is MPISNALMVLGATRLFALLAIGAPALWFRDREALLALVALSALWIYQGVTLTRRELELTLPPTVEAVAVGVICALGMEYSEAILAALVVPPLFATAVGGVRTLVRVVVFQSVTVTWFALLWWQQITAEQSVAIFTWTMAGVGLSWVAHYTFRQDRAADAAIAPYRDAQHLIRQLLELSDNLTSGLDVTALGGEMLAVVGDRIPNRGLEFFVPSGDVMTPVASSTELDDETSHQLLTAALDATTWGTPVNDGKVFAFRIGDSAVIAGALPHTRRTDTLPIAEVRGALASHAVKFDTALLFTRFRNAATADERQRLAREMHDGVAQDIASLGYLVDAIAARPADEQQGKQLAMLRDRVSGVVAEVRRSVMNLRTSIGEHESLGAAISAIARHLSESSGIPIRVRLDEQPTRLRPEVESELFRITQEAINNAVKHARATAIDVQCQVYAPEARITVTDNGVGLQSGRSDSHGLKIMRERARLIGARLQVKDNASRGVTVRVVLRPGHEEIGTTERMEERAS
- a CDS encoding response regulator: MTETPTRVVMVDDHELIRSGLGAVLDLEDDLEIVGTASTVTEGLATYEELSPDVMVIDLQMQDGTGLDIVRSVRQRDKQTGLVMLTMHSGDDQIFAAMEAGASGFVGKDAPATEVIKATRHAAVSPGAFVCTGLAGALQRRTTGQVPALTEREHEVLVLLADGLGAAAIGDRLYLSESTAKSHIARIYQKLGAANRAQALVTAMRIGLLSTVQPSAR
- a CDS encoding Flp family type IVb pilin encodes the protein MMQYLIALTNLFAARRDERGATAVEYGLLVVLIAAGIVAIVATLGTQIAEGFTTVSTNLGGGGEEAGD